TTTAACACTCTTCTGTTTCCTATTTACTTCGACAGATTTCTGAAGGGCATGCATTCTTCTACAGTGCAGTCGAACGTAAGCTGCCTTTTTGTTCCCACAAACACGACATAGCACACTTTTATCATTCTCGGACTCTTCTTTCCGCTTCATGGTCTTTGTTTTTGCCATACTGTAAATAGAAGAAACATAGTCTTGTAAGTATCTATGTTTTCTTATTTCTCTTCCAAATCTGTTTGTAACTATTTCTTACTCTGGCGCAGCTTCAGTTTCTGAATCATCCGAATGATCTGAAATGAAAGCATTATCATCATTCAAAATTAATGTGTTACCTTCTACATCTGTGTCTTCGAACATAAGTGTCTGTGATTTAGTCTTTCGCAATCTATTTACATGAATCATTTGAGGCGATTCAGGCCTACCACAGTTAACTTTGTACAAAACATCAgaaaatttttcaattatttcataAAGACCTTTCCAAAATGACGTGAATTTCGAAGAATATCCTACCTTTTTGACtggaaaataaacataaatattgtCATCAGGTTTAAAGTTTTCAGAAGAAACTTTTCTATCATGATATCTTTTCTGTCTACGTATCGAGTTTCCAGTATATTCTCTAACAACTGAGTGAGCTTCTTCTAATTTTTCTTGTAGTTCCCGTACCCATTGTGATTGCAGAGTTTTCTTTATACTATTGGACATTTCAAAAGCAATGTCTAATGGTGCAGAAGTTTCTCTACCAAGCATAAGTAAGTTGGGAGTCATTCCTGTAGTTTCATGTTCGGCTGATCTATATGCCATCATAACATATTGAAGATATTCATCCCAGTCGCGATGGTGTTCTTTTACAAACATGCTAAGCATTGTTGTAActgttttattaaatctttcaacCATTCCGTTTGACTGCGGGTGGTAAGGTGTTGTCCTTGTTTTATGAATTTGTAATAAGTCACACATTTCCATAAAAAGTTTACTTTCAAACTGTTTGCCTTGATCTGAATGAATAATGTCCGGTATGCCAAATCTACTTATAACTTATTCGACTACTATTTTAGCAACTGTTCCTGCCTCCATATTAGGCATTGCAAAACTTTCTGTCCACTTCGTAAAGTAATCTGCAATGACAACTATGtac
This window of the Mercenaria mercenaria strain notata chromosome 5, MADL_Memer_1, whole genome shotgun sequence genome carries:
- the LOC128557349 gene encoding uncharacterized protein LOC128557349, with product MVERFNKTVTTMLSMFVKEHHRDWDEYLQYVMMAYRSAEHETTGMTPNLLMLGRETSAPLDIAFEMSNSIKKTLQSQWVRELQEKLEEAHSVVREYTGNSIRRQKRYHDRKVSSENFKPDDNIYVYFPVKKVGYSSKFTSFWKGLYEIIEKFSDVLYKVNCGRPESPQMIHVNRLRKTKSQTLMFEDTDVEGNTLILNDDNAFISDHSDDSETEAAPE